In the Streptomyces fradiae ATCC 10745 = DSM 40063 genome, one interval contains:
- a CDS encoding outer membrane protein assembly factor BamB family protein, with the protein MRWDTEPVVCGHAELLHHGDRDGAGIPVPVCASPVAVPGVGTVVGSYDGRVRLYDRTLTKAYWHVRLGGPIYSSLVADRSRRRVVVATTSGEVACVDLRGTVIWRTQTGAGIYATPTLLPEADLLVLTAFDSRCLGIDLATGTVRFARDLPRPWHAGIGSAAHRDAYASPATTADGNAVVACAEYVLCLRPDGTETWRYEAGHTIKSSPVVLTGRDEVAVCPVDGRCLFLDSGSGVLRGVAELGGKVVASPAASGRFLVVGTQDGTAHGIDADRRSVVWSAPGYGPREYTSFTVLPDGGVTAVVSRGNAVGLRPEDGRFLWETSQVLGLADHDPAMDVTPVPAPDGSMYGGSYSGMLYHFRFRTAETAKERP; encoded by the coding sequence GTGCGGTGGGACACGGAACCGGTCGTGTGCGGCCACGCCGAGCTGTTGCACCACGGTGACCGGGACGGCGCGGGCATCCCCGTCCCGGTGTGTGCCTCGCCGGTCGCCGTGCCGGGGGTCGGCACGGTGGTCGGCAGCTACGACGGGCGTGTCCGGCTGTACGACCGTACGTTGACGAAGGCGTACTGGCACGTACGGCTCGGCGGCCCGATCTACTCCTCGCTCGTGGCGGACCGCTCGCGCCGGCGCGTCGTGGTGGCGACCACCAGCGGCGAGGTGGCCTGCGTCGACCTGCGTGGCACGGTGATCTGGCGGACGCAAACCGGGGCCGGGATCTACGCGACGCCCACTCTGCTACCCGAAGCCGACCTGCTGGTGCTGACCGCTTTCGACAGCCGTTGCCTCGGCATCGACCTCGCCACGGGTACGGTGCGCTTCGCGCGTGACCTGCCGCGTCCGTGGCACGCCGGTATCGGATCGGCGGCGCACCGTGACGCGTACGCCAGCCCCGCCACGACGGCGGACGGCAACGCCGTCGTCGCGTGTGCGGAGTACGTACTGTGCCTGCGGCCGGACGGCACGGAGACGTGGCGTTACGAGGCGGGCCACACGATCAAGTCCTCGCCCGTGGTGCTCACGGGGCGCGACGAGGTCGCCGTGTGCCCGGTCGACGGCCGGTGCCTCTTCCTCGACTCCGGTTCCGGCGTGCTGCGCGGTGTGGCGGAACTGGGGGGCAAGGTGGTGGCCAGCCCGGCTGCGTCCGGCCGCTTCCTGGTGGTCGGCACCCAGGACGGCACGGCCCACGGCATCGATGCAGACCGGCGGTCCGTGGTCTGGAGCGCCCCGGGGTATGGCCCCCGCGAGTACACGTCGTTCACCGTGCTGCCCGACGGCGGCGTCACGGCGGTGGTGTCCCGCGGCAACGCCGTCGGACTGCGCCCGGAGGACGGTCGCTTCCTGTGGGAGACCAGTCAGGTTCTCGGCCTCGCCGATCACGACCCCGCGATGGACGTCACGCCGGTGCCGGCGCCGGACGGCAGCATGTACGGCGGCTCGTACTCGGGCATGCTGTACCACTTCCGGTTCCGCACGGCCGAGACCGCGAAGGAGCGGCCATGA
- a CDS encoding DUF6445 family protein encodes MRSKVIVVDDFYPNPDVIRERALRSEYADIASTRYPGYQSRHSIQSDAIKRTFEALIGARVQVDRSRFTWGGFRFITGDSGRQTTVHADVNIDWAAMVYLTPGADMSTGTGFFQHKETGLEGPPTDRQARAHGFADAYAFQQEVVARDERDLSKWELTTTIAPVYNRLILFRGCEFYHAPLAGLGDGPASSRLTHSFFFNEVPLLGQATHAITGPRAHSSDDR; translated from the coding sequence ATGCGCTCTAAGGTGATCGTCGTCGACGACTTCTACCCGAACCCGGACGTCATCCGGGAACGGGCGCTCCGGTCGGAGTACGCGGACATCGCGTCCACGCGCTACCCCGGGTACCAGAGCCGGCACAGCATCCAGAGCGATGCCATCAAGCGCACCTTCGAAGCGCTGATCGGCGCCCGCGTCCAGGTCGACCGCTCCCGCTTCACCTGGGGCGGCTTCCGCTTCATCACGGGTGACTCGGGTCGCCAGACCACGGTGCACGCCGATGTGAACATCGACTGGGCAGCCATGGTCTACCTGACGCCCGGCGCCGACATGAGCACGGGGACGGGCTTCTTCCAGCACAAGGAGACCGGCCTGGAGGGGCCTCCGACGGACCGGCAGGCCCGGGCCCACGGCTTCGCCGACGCCTACGCCTTTCAGCAGGAGGTCGTCGCCCGGGACGAACGCGACCTGTCGAAGTGGGAGCTCACTACCACGATCGCCCCGGTCTACAACCGGCTCATCCTCTTCCGCGGGTGCGAGTTCTATCACGCTCCCCTCGCCGGCCTGGGCGACGGCCCGGCCAGTTCACGGCTCACGCACAGCTTCTTCTTCAACGAGGTCCCCCTGCTGGGGCAGGCCACACACGCCATCACGGGCCCCCGGGCCCACTCGTCCGACGACCGGTAG
- a CDS encoding 3-oxoacyl-ACP synthase III family protein: MAVVNFGIAAMASCVGEPYDVAGESQRLGINPHVVATMGFRTLHKAPAGVTTTDLGVAAAEAALAKAGLDTSDVDFLVTASGNLPEYLHWDVSTAIARDLGLRGVPTLSLTQACLSAVLAFEAVAGLFLTRGELRTVLLVSAERVSDAHVNRLGNGTTADSDGAVAAVLRRDHQSLRWLASEQLTDPTYADFFRLEYGGNAAPVAPPGRSNRDIDHGYSIFTFFQGDAERFSAYATMTDARIAEAVDGACKRAAVRRADLSRVILLHANQVAMCNAAAALGVPLGRTNAELAAALGHFGGMDPLVSLDIMMERGELVPGDLVALAGMSSGLHWFCTLLEV; the protein is encoded by the coding sequence ATGGCGGTAGTGAACTTCGGGATCGCGGCCATGGCCAGCTGTGTCGGCGAGCCGTACGACGTCGCCGGAGAGTCCCAACGCCTTGGCATCAACCCCCATGTGGTTGCGACCATGGGCTTCCGAACCCTCCACAAAGCACCCGCCGGTGTGACGACGACCGACTTGGGCGTCGCGGCAGCCGAAGCCGCGCTCGCCAAGGCGGGTCTGGATACCTCCGACGTGGACTTCCTCGTGACAGCCAGCGGGAACTTGCCCGAGTACCTCCATTGGGACGTCTCCACGGCGATCGCCCGAGACCTGGGACTGCGCGGCGTGCCGACCCTGTCACTGACCCAGGCGTGTCTGTCCGCCGTACTCGCGTTCGAGGCCGTCGCCGGTCTGTTTCTGACCCGCGGCGAGCTGCGAACGGTACTGCTCGTATCGGCGGAACGGGTGAGCGACGCACACGTCAACCGCTTAGGGAACGGCACGACGGCCGACAGCGACGGGGCCGTCGCCGCCGTGCTGCGGCGCGATCACCAGTCGCTGCGCTGGCTGGCCAGCGAGCAACTGACCGATCCCACGTACGCCGACTTCTTCCGGCTCGAGTACGGCGGCAACGCCGCGCCGGTCGCACCCCCGGGACGGAGCAACCGGGACATCGATCACGGATACTCGATCTTCACATTCTTCCAAGGCGACGCTGAACGTTTCTCCGCGTACGCCACGATGACCGACGCCCGCATCGCCGAAGCGGTCGACGGAGCATGCAAACGCGCCGCCGTCCGGCGCGCGGACCTCTCCAGAGTGATCCTCCTCCACGCCAATCAGGTAGCCATGTGCAACGCCGCTGCCGCCCTCGGTGTACCTCTGGGCCGCACCAACGCGGAACTGGCCGCCGCACTCGGTCACTTCGGCGGCATGGACCCGCTTGTCAGCCTCGACATCATGATGGAGCGAGGCGAACTCGTCCCGGGAGACCTGGTGGCGCTGGCTGGCATGTCCTCCGGCCTGCACTGGTTCTGCACCCTGTTGGAGGTGTAA
- a CDS encoding M3 family metallopeptidase: MQLDAITSLDESSLVATQKILSGAKNRLDAILAERRLTEESFVELAAIYDNVAYVFLYLESNEQYVDYRWLLPYRDAFFKDQDLDRTLLALCESLQCGNPDIEECRRAYVGHLNDKLAADHTSTAELARLQDQAKDIVQAGRKDQLAFLARLGVDTEGGTADTIGYTLISATPDAARRTKLASAMTALRDRRLDPLIDTVDRMIDIRRATSRRQGARSVLEQTMRRCAIPEDTARHIVDAYVSGAVEDRGLLDSEIREAIGDVDTPVDHFGHYIRTLQGDLKVPLFDLRSCLDFMEGVTTRVFGLSMRRLPDSGPGVWTVVVFRGDETIGYINFDLWDSGRNRTANTTSGIRNRVDWGSIVQLPIAYISCRFHRNPDGREIITFQNVHSLFHEVGHALNHILIRKRLPTLSGLDYLPLERIEDLSMWTEKWVYHPDFVSHLDLSEEEREGMRFCQRVKILEYRRNHIDRAVTAALDFEVHRASSGGLREAFKRLDDRFGVARHCSLGEFPVYFAWPMINANPGATFAYTRSAAESAEAFSPLLSRRLSDLEPAEFEASFGACLDFDEPSSSPDIGSIFAFYNDALWRPAG; encoded by the coding sequence GTGCAACTGGACGCCATCACGAGCCTGGACGAATCCAGTCTCGTGGCCACGCAGAAGATCCTCAGCGGGGCGAAGAACCGCCTCGACGCTATTCTCGCCGAACGCCGACTGACGGAGGAGTCCTTCGTCGAACTGGCCGCGATCTACGACAACGTCGCGTACGTGTTCCTATACCTTGAATCCAACGAACAGTACGTCGACTACCGGTGGCTACTCCCCTATCGGGATGCCTTCTTCAAGGATCAGGATCTCGACAGGACGCTGCTGGCCTTGTGCGAGAGCCTCCAGTGCGGGAACCCGGACATCGAGGAGTGCCGGCGGGCCTACGTCGGGCATCTGAACGACAAGCTCGCGGCGGACCACACCAGCACGGCGGAGCTCGCGCGTCTGCAGGACCAGGCCAAGGACATCGTCCAAGCGGGCCGGAAGGACCAACTGGCCTTCCTCGCACGCCTCGGCGTCGACACCGAGGGAGGAACTGCGGACACGATCGGCTACACGCTGATCAGCGCCACGCCGGACGCCGCTCGCCGTACGAAGCTCGCCAGCGCGATGACGGCGCTACGCGACAGGCGACTCGACCCCCTGATCGACACGGTCGACCGAATGATCGATATCCGGCGAGCGACGAGTCGGCGGCAGGGCGCGCGGAGCGTCCTCGAGCAAACCATGCGACGGTGCGCTATCCCCGAGGACACGGCCCGCCACATCGTCGACGCCTACGTGTCGGGAGCCGTCGAGGACCGCGGATTGCTCGATTCCGAGATCCGCGAGGCGATCGGCGATGTCGACACGCCCGTCGACCACTTCGGGCACTACATCCGCACCCTTCAGGGCGACCTGAAAGTTCCTCTGTTCGACCTCCGCTCCTGCCTGGATTTCATGGAAGGGGTGACCACGCGGGTCTTCGGCCTGTCGATGCGACGGCTCCCGGACTCCGGGCCGGGCGTGTGGACCGTCGTCGTGTTCCGGGGCGACGAAACCATCGGGTACATCAACTTCGACCTGTGGGACTCGGGCCGCAACCGTACGGCGAACACCACCAGCGGAATCCGTAACCGGGTGGACTGGGGAAGCATCGTCCAGCTTCCGATCGCATACATCTCGTGCCGATTCCACCGGAATCCGGATGGTCGAGAAATCATCACCTTCCAGAACGTCCACAGCCTGTTCCACGAAGTCGGCCACGCCCTCAACCACATTCTGATCCGGAAACGGCTTCCGACACTTTCCGGCCTGGACTACCTGCCGCTGGAACGCATCGAAGACCTCAGCATGTGGACTGAGAAATGGGTGTACCACCCGGATTTCGTCTCCCATCTCGACCTGTCCGAGGAAGAGCGCGAAGGCATGAGATTCTGCCAGCGCGTGAAGATACTCGAATACCGCCGGAACCACATCGACCGGGCGGTCACCGCAGCACTCGACTTCGAGGTGCACCGGGCGAGCAGCGGCGGACTACGCGAGGCGTTCAAGCGACTGGACGACCGATTCGGCGTCGCCAGGCACTGCTCCCTGGGAGAGTTCCCGGTCTACTTCGCCTGGCCGATGATCAACGCCAATCCAGGCGCGACCTTCGCCTACACCAGGAGCGCCGCCGAAAGCGCGGAGGCGTTCTCCCCGCTGCTGAGTAGGCGTCTGTCCGATCTCGAACCGGCGGAGTTCGAGGCTTCCTTCGGCGCGTGCCTCGACTTCGACGAGCCGAGCAGCAGCCCTGACATCGGATCGATCTTCGCCTTCTACAACGACGCTCTGTGGAGGCCCGCCGGATGA
- a CDS encoding SDR family NAD(P)-dependent oxidoreductase encodes MKRALVIGASQSLGSHLATRLASNGWQVVGTGRRPASEVPGSEGFAYERLDLSDPEEAHRFLEGAGSDAYDLVVHNAVTYGAIPGKPPALDELEAMFRVNALVPYRLLHGVLAAQPTDRFCSCVVVNSDSIYHATKQSAPYAATKAALRVLTTSLADTFRSAQVSVATLLLGPLPDPRKLADFQRVAERHDVPVEDVKRAFLRKANPFYVIDDLIGFDACYRSVEYLAGLGPAGNGMVCRLDGGSAGSLI; translated from the coding sequence ATGAAGCGCGCGCTGGTGATCGGAGCGAGCCAGAGCCTGGGTTCCCATCTCGCGACCCGGCTGGCCTCGAACGGATGGCAGGTGGTCGGCACCGGACGCCGCCCGGCATCGGAGGTGCCCGGCTCCGAGGGGTTCGCGTACGAGCGGCTCGACCTGTCCGACCCGGAGGAGGCCCACCGGTTTCTGGAGGGAGCGGGCAGCGACGCATACGACCTCGTCGTCCACAACGCGGTGACGTACGGCGCCATCCCAGGCAAGCCCCCAGCACTCGACGAGTTGGAGGCCATGTTCCGGGTGAACGCGCTCGTCCCCTACCGTCTGCTGCACGGCGTGCTCGCCGCCCAGCCGACGGACCGCTTCTGCTCCTGTGTCGTGGTCAACTCCGATTCGATCTACCACGCCACCAAGCAGTCCGCACCATACGCCGCGACCAAGGCGGCGCTGCGCGTCCTGACGACTTCGCTGGCCGACACCTTCCGATCCGCCCAGGTGAGTGTGGCGACCCTGCTCCTCGGGCCCCTGCCCGATCCGCGGAAGCTGGCGGACTTCCAGCGGGTCGCGGAGCGGCACGACGTCCCCGTCGAGGACGTGAAACGCGCCTTCCTCCGTAAGGCGAACCCGTTCTACGTCATCGACGACCTCATCGGCTTCGACGCCTGCTACCGGAGCGTCGAGTACCTCGCCGGGCTCGGGCCCGCCGGCAACGGCATGGTGTGCCGCCTCGACGGGGGTTCAGCCGGCTCCCTCATCTGA
- a CDS encoding O-methyltransferase — MTRSPVYLRSLLGPRDETLDGILRDALLEKKLPSIQIDDNGARMLHLLTLLHRPRLVVEVGTLFGYSAIHIARGLPPDGHLITIESDADAARNARAYLDEAGVGDRVEVVHADAVTHLATLRPDSVDMVFIDADKKAYPQYLKLCFPLLRSGGLLIADDVAPGGDFSGESEPGADPDRETKAIATYVSAVARSNRLHSAFVGSAHGLLVSYKDGPRDAQNA; from the coding sequence ATGACCCGCAGCCCTGTCTACCTCCGCTCCCTGCTGGGGCCCCGGGACGAGACCCTGGACGGAATTCTCCGCGACGCGCTCCTCGAAAAGAAGCTGCCGTCCATCCAGATCGACGACAACGGCGCGCGGATGCTCCATCTGCTCACCTTGCTGCACCGCCCCCGGTTGGTGGTCGAGGTCGGAACATTGTTCGGCTACTCCGCGATCCACATCGCCCGCGGGTTACCGCCGGACGGACACCTCATAACGATCGAGAGCGACGCCGACGCCGCCCGGAACGCGCGCGCCTATCTCGACGAGGCCGGCGTGGGCGACCGGGTCGAGGTCGTACACGCGGACGCCGTCACCCATCTGGCGACGCTGCGGCCCGACAGCGTCGACATGGTGTTCATCGACGCCGACAAGAAGGCGTATCCGCAGTATCTGAAGCTGTGCTTCCCCCTCCTGCGCAGTGGAGGTCTGCTGATCGCCGACGACGTCGCCCCGGGCGGCGACTTCAGCGGCGAATCCGAGCCCGGTGCCGACCCCGACAGGGAGACGAAGGCCATCGCCACGTACGTGAGCGCGGTGGCGCGCAGCAACCGGCTGCACTCCGCCTTCGTCGGCAGCGCCCACGGCCTCCTGGTGAGTTACAAGGACGGACCGCGAGATGCGCAAAACGCTTGA
- a CDS encoding DEAD/DEAH box helicase, translated as MVMTRRDLRSHQIEAVDAVVRGLDVPLGGLPVNGLRGQVVSACGTGKTVIAAFAAREMLPRGRVLVLVPTLELLTQTVKEWYRVGHRGPAVAVCSLQEDPELWSLKVRCTTNPVRLAMWHGTGPVTIYATYASLPVLAEAFEGVYGQQLAPVDLAVVDEAHRTSGSLGKAWTHIHDQGIIPAARRLYLTATPRIWQERPNWEVAEGIREALPEELAVSMDDESIFGPVLYRLTLASAVARGLLARYQIIVVELQDPVVTPERLMGEERRSEEVRGQRLGALQAALLRTMADHRLQTTITFHHRTMEAQAYAEGLAAVAAKLHADDPEKYPGRIWADWLCGEHVPERRREVLAGFGATAHRAVLSNCRVLGEGVDIRAVDSVALLDPKGAPHDIVQAIGRALRQKPGEGKLASLIVPVFLQPGEQPEDMFTSGSYRPLVRVLQGLRAHDEEAVELLAIPQEPRKRVVDPSWDIGAVPEEGEGESRFLLRFAAPRDPVMVAEWVSFNVIDTERQDWMRGYAAARRYRERQAHLRVPYGHKEGAYPLGQWIAEQRRAYGAAQLSGKRAERLEQLGMVWDATDAAFQENLAAARVYYEQHWTLCAPRTATALDRPIGQWLSNLRRPGALAGRPEREAALAAIDPDWNPAWPVAWQRHYVAVRELLAEEDAALTELLPGVTVYGMDVGKWLARQRRHEVWTGLLDGQRQLLEALGIQPTEQTEQSARTAVRPRGDAFARGLAALRQFREREGHVWVPRQHVEHFDDGQEVKLGIWLSNIKSPARRAKLSPDRMQVLAELGIA; from the coding sequence ATGGTTATGACGAGGCGTGACTTGCGCTCCCATCAGATTGAGGCAGTTGACGCCGTTGTGCGCGGTCTTGATGTTCCGCTTGGTGGTCTTCCTGTAAACGGTCTGCGGGGGCAGGTTGTTTCCGCTTGCGGGACAGGCAAGACGGTCATCGCCGCTTTCGCTGCCCGGGAGATGCTGCCGCGGGGGCGGGTTCTGGTGCTGGTGCCGACGCTGGAGCTGCTGACGCAGACAGTGAAAGAGTGGTACCGGGTCGGGCATAGGGGGCCGGCGGTTGCGGTCTGCTCGCTGCAGGAGGATCCGGAACTGTGGAGCCTGAAGGTCCGGTGCACCACGAACCCGGTGCGGCTGGCGATGTGGCACGGGACCGGGCCGGTGACCATCTACGCCACCTACGCGTCGCTGCCGGTGCTCGCCGAGGCGTTCGAGGGCGTCTACGGGCAGCAGTTGGCGCCGGTGGACCTGGCGGTGGTGGACGAGGCGCACCGTACGTCGGGGTCGCTGGGGAAGGCGTGGACGCACATCCACGACCAGGGGATCATCCCGGCGGCGCGCAGGTTGTACCTGACGGCGACGCCGCGGATCTGGCAGGAGCGGCCCAACTGGGAGGTGGCCGAGGGGATTCGGGAGGCATTGCCGGAGGAGCTGGCGGTCTCTATGGATGATGAGTCGATTTTCGGTCCGGTGCTGTACCGGCTCACCCTGGCGTCGGCGGTGGCACGCGGCCTGCTGGCGCGGTACCAGATCATCGTGGTCGAGCTCCAGGATCCGGTCGTCACTCCGGAGCGGCTGATGGGTGAGGAGCGGCGCAGCGAGGAGGTGCGCGGGCAGCGGCTTGGTGCTCTGCAGGCGGCGCTGCTGCGCACCATGGCTGACCACCGGCTGCAGACGACCATCACCTTCCATCACCGGACGATGGAGGCGCAGGCTTACGCGGAGGGCCTGGCGGCGGTGGCAGCGAAGCTGCACGCCGACGATCCCGAGAAGTACCCGGGGCGGATCTGGGCCGACTGGCTGTGCGGGGAGCACGTCCCCGAGCGCCGGCGGGAGGTCTTGGCTGGCTTCGGCGCCACGGCGCATCGGGCGGTGCTCTCCAACTGCCGTGTCCTGGGCGAGGGCGTGGACATCCGGGCGGTGGACTCGGTGGCGCTGCTGGACCCTAAGGGCGCGCCGCACGACATCGTGCAGGCGATCGGGCGGGCGCTTCGGCAGAAGCCCGGTGAGGGCAAACTGGCCTCTTTGATCGTGCCCGTTTTCCTCCAGCCTGGGGAGCAGCCGGAGGACATGTTCACCTCCGGTTCGTACCGTCCTTTGGTGAGGGTTTTGCAGGGGCTTAGGGCTCATGATGAAGAGGCCGTTGAATTGCTTGCCATTCCGCAGGAGCCGCGGAAGAGGGTCGTGGACCCGTCGTGGGATATCGGTGCAGTGCCCGAGGAAGGTGAAGGGGAATCTCGGTTTCTGCTGCGTTTTGCCGCGCCGCGTGATCCGGTGATGGTCGCTGAGTGGGTGTCGTTCAATGTGATCGACACGGAGCGGCAGGACTGGATGCGCGGGTACGCCGCCGCGCGCCGGTACCGGGAGCGCCAGGCGCACTTGAGGGTGCCGTACGGCCACAAGGAAGGCGCGTATCCGCTCGGGCAGTGGATCGCCGAGCAGCGACGGGCGTACGGGGCCGCGCAGCTGTCCGGCAAGCGGGCCGAGCGGCTCGAGCAGCTCGGGATGGTGTGGGACGCGACGGATGCGGCGTTCCAGGAGAACCTGGCAGCGGCGCGGGTGTACTACGAGCAGCACTGGACGCTGTGCGCACCGCGGACGGCGACTGCTTTGGACCGGCCGATCGGTCAGTGGCTGTCCAACCTCCGCCGTCCGGGTGCGCTGGCCGGCCGCCCCGAGCGCGAGGCCGCGCTGGCGGCGATCGACCCGGACTGGAACCCGGCCTGGCCTGTTGCGTGGCAGCGGCACTACGTCGCCGTACGCGAACTCCTCGCCGAGGAGGACGCTGCGCTCACCGAACTGCTGCCGGGCGTCACTGTGTACGGCATGGACGTCGGCAAGTGGCTGGCCCGGCAACGTCGGCATGAGGTGTGGACTGGGCTGCTGGACGGGCAGCGTCAGCTTCTGGAAGCCCTGGGCATCCAGCCCACTGAGCAGACCGAGCAGTCTGCTCGCACCGCGGTGCGGCCACGGGGGGACGCCTTCGCGCGGGGGCTGGCGGCGCTGAGGCAGTTCCGGGAACGTGAAGGGCACGTATGGGTCCCGCGCCAGCACGTCGAACACTTCGACGATGGTCAGGAGGTCAAGCTCGGCATCTGGCTCTCCAACATCAAAAGCCCCGCCCGCCGGGCCAAGCTCAGCCCTGATCGCATGCAGGTCCTGGCCGAACTCGGTATCGCCTGA
- a CDS encoding pentapeptide repeat-containing protein, which yields MRPLLDLMATECTGETASDDCGLVAVDSMATLTTDLRSYAASQIDVGRVYHDAAELTAAGHNLRTVLFVRGLGRDHDRDVWVVDGWTLLRGHGTGTDLSHADLRGAKLAGAQLTEADLSEADLRGADLAKADLSGAVLVGADLAGAVLYRASLLNADLTEADLRRTCLIHADLQRAVCARTAFRGADLTDSYLWDVDLSSAYLDGAELHRASDLEGKRATADVGGARPSTQTTKGRA from the coding sequence ATGCGGCCGCTGCTGGACCTCATGGCCACAGAGTGCACCGGTGAGACTGCGAGCGACGACTGTGGGCTCGTCGCGGTCGATTCCATGGCGACGCTCACCACCGACCTCAGGTCGTACGCCGCCTCTCAGATCGACGTGGGCCGGGTGTACCACGACGCCGCAGAACTGACCGCCGCCGGCCACAACCTGCGCACCGTGCTCTTCGTGCGCGGCCTGGGCCGCGATCACGACCGGGACGTCTGGGTGGTCGACGGCTGGACGCTGCTGCGCGGCCACGGGACTGGAACCGACTTGTCGCACGCGGACCTGCGCGGGGCCAAGCTCGCGGGCGCGCAGCTCACGGAGGCCGATCTCAGCGAGGCGGACCTGCGCGGCGCCGACCTGGCCAAGGCGGATCTCTCGGGGGCGGTCCTGGTCGGCGCCGACCTCGCCGGAGCCGTCCTGTACCGGGCGAGCCTGCTCAACGCCGACCTCACGGAGGCGGATCTCCGGCGCACCTGCCTCATCCACGCCGACCTCCAGCGGGCGGTCTGCGCGCGCACCGCATTCCGTGGCGCGGACCTGACCGACTCCTACCTGTGGGACGTCGACCTGTCTTCGGCGTACCTCGACGGTGCGGAGCTGCACCGTGCCAGCGACCTCGAAGGAAAGCGAGCGACCGCCGACGTGGGCGGCGCACGCCCTTCGACGCAGACGACGAAGGGACGTGCCTGA
- a CDS encoding MATE family efflux transporter has translation MTAGQKAVEHTELTRRNFSNFAVVILLASSVGVGFGAIDLVMIAPLGVTYVAAVGLADLIVMGLTAYCTGLVHVFSSRLGIAEGERSLADRLPALVGAFAVCALVLQALAMSLALGVEWFLERAGQAPELIPLAVDYIEVRLFGMIVALVWASASEALRVCNMKNLSLKILVYGFVGNALLDYVFLHTDAAAAFSSPAQAVAVATVLVYSGMAVYGAFVFVRRIRQRERHIAQADRHAVLTEFRSMVWTSQGVGVRHLNDYMAAVIPFMFIGTLGPQVLAASAVGVKVYTIFCRVPQACVTGTSVFYSYQIGKGATPYELRSHGKRLLAYTAVPTAIGTVVVLALSPWLVRLFGGSGELDVRQGVVMLFAFMVTMPLYVLEATYTAILTVHQRGALLSTVTTVATYGLMIPLAWISVFVMESAFWAIALGSIASSAVIVLVLGRALYRDHWAPRVPPAMAVGRVGAQVAASDPDASGSQSLSDDGRDAEGKGEGSWR, from the coding sequence ATGACTGCAGGTCAGAAGGCCGTAGAACACACCGAGCTGACGAGAAGGAACTTCTCCAACTTCGCCGTCGTCATCCTGCTGGCCTCCTCCGTCGGAGTGGGATTCGGCGCCATCGACCTGGTGATGATCGCGCCGCTCGGCGTCACGTACGTCGCCGCGGTCGGCCTGGCCGACCTGATCGTCATGGGACTGACGGCCTACTGCACCGGCCTGGTGCACGTGTTCTCCAGTCGTCTCGGGATCGCGGAGGGCGAGCGCTCCCTGGCCGATCGTCTCCCTGCGCTCGTCGGGGCGTTCGCCGTGTGCGCACTCGTCTTGCAAGCGCTGGCGATGAGCCTGGCGCTCGGCGTCGAATGGTTCCTGGAGCGGGCCGGCCAGGCCCCCGAGCTGATCCCCCTGGCCGTTGACTACATCGAGGTCAGGCTCTTCGGCATGATTGTCGCGCTCGTGTGGGCCTCAGCCTCCGAGGCCCTGCGGGTCTGCAACATGAAGAACCTCTCGCTCAAGATCCTGGTCTACGGATTCGTCGGCAACGCCCTGCTCGACTACGTGTTCCTCCACACGGACGCCGCCGCGGCCTTCTCCTCGCCCGCGCAGGCGGTAGCGGTCGCCACCGTGCTCGTGTACTCGGGCATGGCCGTCTACGGCGCCTTCGTCTTCGTGCGCCGCATCCGGCAGCGCGAACGCCACATTGCCCAGGCCGACCGGCACGCGGTGCTCACGGAGTTCCGCTCCATGGTGTGGACCTCGCAAGGGGTCGGCGTTCGCCACCTGAACGACTACATGGCGGCGGTCATCCCCTTCATGTTCATCGGCACTCTGGGCCCGCAGGTACTCGCGGCGTCCGCGGTCGGTGTGAAGGTCTACACGATCTTCTGCCGGGTGCCGCAGGCATGCGTGACGGGAACGTCGGTCTTCTACAGCTATCAGATCGGCAAGGGGGCCACTCCGTACGAGCTGCGGTCCCACGGCAAGCGGCTGCTGGCCTACACGGCGGTGCCGACCGCGATCGGCACTGTCGTGGTCCTCGCCCTGTCGCCCTGGCTTGTGAGACTCTTCGGTGGTTCGGGCGAACTCGACGTGCGCCAGGGCGTTGTCATGCTGTTCGCCTTCATGGTCACGATGCCGCTGTATGTGCTGGAGGCCACGTACACGGCCATCCTCACCGTGCACCAGCGAGGAGCCCTGCTCTCGACGGTGACGACCGTCGCGACCTACGGGCTCATGATTCCGCTGGCATGGATCTCCGTGTTCGTCATGGAGTCCGCGTTCTGGGCCATCGCCCTGGGATCCATTGCCTCTTCGGCCGTGATCGTGCTGGTGCTCGGCCGGGCCCTGTACCGGGACCACTGGGCCCCACGTGTGCCACCCGCCATGGCCGTCGGCCGGGTCGGAGCCCAAGTCGCGGCATCCGACCCGGACGCCTCGGGCAGCCAGTCACTGAGTGACGACGGACGCGATGCGGAGGGGAAGGGAGAGGGGTCATGGCGGTAG